One window of the Streptomyces asoensis genome contains the following:
- a CDS encoding VOC family protein: MLAAVDHVQLAAPPGSEDLLRRFYTGTLGMTEIPKPPVLAAKGGCWFRAGAVHLHLGIETGFRASAKAHPGLRVTGIDAYAARLEAHGTPVTWDADLPGHRRFYARDPVGNRLEFLEPVSEV; the protein is encoded by the coding sequence GTGCTGGCCGCCGTCGACCATGTGCAGCTCGCCGCCCCGCCCGGCTCCGAGGACCTGCTGCGCCGCTTCTACACCGGCACCCTCGGCATGACCGAGATCCCCAAGCCGCCGGTGCTCGCGGCGAAGGGAGGATGCTGGTTCCGGGCGGGAGCCGTACACCTGCACCTGGGGATCGAGACAGGCTTCAGAGCGTCCGCGAAGGCCCACCCCGGGCTGCGGGTCACCGGCATCGACGCGTACGCCGCCCGGCTGGAGGCCCACGGCACACCGGTCACCTGGGACGCGGACCTGCCGGGCCACCGCCGCTTCTACGCCCGGGACCCCGTCGGCAACCGGCTGGAGTTCCTGGAGCCTGTCAGCGAGGTTTGA
- a CDS encoding acyl-CoA desaturase: MTTGSSNVIDDPLKAPDGTPTPSATLGGEQKRSIEQIMLLIFIVVPFLAVLAAVPLAWGWGVSWLDLGLLVFMYFLGCHGITIGFHRYFTHGSFKAKRPLRIALAVMGSMAVEGPLVRWVADHRKHHKFSDADGDPHSPWRFGETLPALMKGLWWAHIAWMFDEEQTSQEKYAPDLIKDPAIRAISRQFVYWTILSLALPPLVGGLVTMSWWGAFTAFFWGSLVRVAMLHHVTWSINSICHAVGKRPFKSRDRSGNVWWLAILSCGESWHNLHHADPTSARHGVMRGQLDSSARFIRWFEMLGWAYDVRWPSRSRIDSRRNTGEDGSRRGKATAEAA; this comes from the coding sequence ATGACCACAGGCAGCTCCAACGTGATCGATGACCCTTTGAAGGCGCCCGACGGTACCCCCACGCCCTCCGCCACGCTCGGTGGCGAGCAGAAGCGTTCGATCGAGCAGATCATGCTGCTGATCTTCATCGTCGTTCCGTTCCTGGCGGTGCTGGCAGCGGTGCCGCTGGCGTGGGGCTGGGGGGTGAGCTGGCTGGACCTCGGTCTGCTGGTCTTCATGTACTTCCTCGGTTGCCACGGCATCACGATCGGTTTCCACCGCTACTTCACGCACGGTTCGTTCAAGGCCAAGCGGCCGCTGCGGATCGCGTTGGCGGTCATGGGGTCGATGGCGGTGGAGGGCCCGCTCGTGCGCTGGGTGGCCGATCACCGCAAGCACCACAAGTTCTCCGACGCGGACGGCGACCCGCATTCGCCGTGGCGGTTCGGCGAGACGCTCCCGGCCCTGATGAAGGGCCTGTGGTGGGCCCACATCGCATGGATGTTCGACGAGGAGCAGACCTCGCAGGAGAAGTACGCGCCGGATCTGATCAAGGACCCGGCGATCCGCGCGATCTCCCGGCAGTTCGTCTACTGGACGATCCTGTCGCTGGCGCTGCCGCCGCTGGTGGGCGGACTGGTGACGATGTCCTGGTGGGGCGCGTTCACGGCGTTCTTCTGGGGCTCGCTGGTGCGGGTGGCGATGCTGCACCACGTGACGTGGTCGATCAACTCGATCTGCCACGCGGTGGGCAAGCGCCCCTTCAAGTCGCGGGACCGCTCCGGCAACGTCTGGTGGCTGGCGATCCTGTCCTGCGGCGAGTCCTGGCACAACCTGCACCACGCGGACCCGACCTCGGCGCGGCACGGCGTGATGCGCGGCCAGCTGGACTCCTCGGCGCGGTTCATCCGGTGGTTCGAGATGCTCGGGTGGGCCTACGACGTGCGCTGGCCGTCACGCTCGCGTATCGATTCGCGTCGTAACACGGGTGAGGACGGTTCCCGACGGGGGAAGGCCACCGCCGAGGCGGCATGA
- a CDS encoding TetR/AcrR family transcriptional regulator, whose translation MIDGVATDPSSTPSNEAKPRRARRTRMTGAERRQQLLEIGRTLFAAKGFEGTSVEEIAAKAGVSKPVVYEHFGGKEGLYAVVVDREMRRLLDMVTSSLTAGHPRELLEQAAFALLDYIEEYTDGFRILVRDSPIPQSTGSFASLISDIATQVEDILGREFKSRGFDPKLAPLYAQALVGMVALTGQWWLDVRRPKKAEVAAHLVNLSWHGLDGLEAKPHLIGRRKA comes from the coding sequence ATGATTGACGGCGTGGCGACCGATCCCAGCAGCACCCCCAGTAACGAAGCGAAGCCGCGGCGCGCCCGGCGCACCCGTATGACGGGTGCGGAAAGGCGCCAGCAGCTGCTCGAGATCGGTCGCACCCTGTTCGCGGCGAAGGGTTTCGAGGGCACCTCGGTGGAGGAGATCGCGGCGAAGGCCGGGGTCTCCAAGCCGGTGGTGTACGAGCACTTCGGCGGCAAGGAGGGGCTCTACGCGGTCGTGGTGGACCGGGAGATGCGCCGGCTGCTGGACATGGTCACGTCCTCGCTGACGGCGGGCCACCCCCGTGAGCTGCTCGAACAGGCGGCGTTCGCGCTCCTCGACTACATCGAGGAGTACACGGACGGGTTCCGGATCCTGGTCCGGGACTCCCCCATCCCCCAGTCGACCGGGTCGTTCGCGTCCCTGATCTCCGATATCGCGACCCAGGTGGAGGACATCCTGGGCCGCGAGTTCAAGAGCCGCGGCTTCGACCCGAAACTGGCCCCGCTGTACGCCCAGGCCCTGGTCGGCATGGTCGCCCTGACCGGCCAGTGGTGGCTGGACGTACGCCGCCCGAAGAAGGCGGAGGTGGCGGCCCACCTGGTGAACCTGTCCTGGCACGGGCTGGACGGGCTGGAGGCCAAGCCGCACCTGATAGGACGCCGGAAGGCCTGA
- a CDS encoding MarR family winged helix-turn-helix transcriptional regulator: MEDEVDRLVAAWRRERPDLDVEPLEVLSRVSRLARHLDRARRLAFSEHQLEPWEFDVLTALRRAGAPYQLSPGQLLTQTLVTSGTMTNRIDRLAKKGLVERLPDPSDRRGVLVRLTDDGKDRADQALAGLLDQERAILAELSHAQRGELASLLRQLTAPFDNIPG, from the coding sequence ATGGAGGACGAGGTCGATCGGCTGGTCGCAGCGTGGCGCCGGGAGCGCCCGGACCTCGACGTGGAGCCGCTGGAAGTACTCAGCCGGGTGAGCAGACTGGCCCGGCACCTGGACCGCGCACGCCGTCTGGCGTTCTCCGAGCACCAGCTGGAGCCCTGGGAGTTCGACGTCCTGACGGCGCTCCGGCGCGCGGGGGCGCCCTACCAGCTCTCGCCGGGCCAACTGCTGACGCAGACGCTGGTGACCTCGGGCACGATGACGAACCGTATCGACCGGCTCGCGAAGAAGGGCCTGGTGGAGCGACTGCCGGACCCGAGCGACCGCCGGGGCGTACTCGTCCGCCTCACCGACGACGGCAAGGACCGCGCCGACCAGGCCCTCGCCGGCCTGCTCGACCAGGAACGAGCGATCCTGGCCGAGCTCTCGCACGCCCAGCGCGGCGAACTGGCGAGCCTGCTACGCCAGCTGACCGCCCCGTTCGACAACATCCCCGGCTAG
- a CDS encoding trans-aconitate 2-methyltransferase: MTTNPSWDPAQYLRHAGHRARPFGDLLARVPGLPGDPPRIADLGCGPGNLTAVLADRWTTARVTGYDNSPQMLADAAAHAGARLDFAHADLATWAPQETYDLLVSNAALQWVPGHLDAFAGWLDGLAPGGTFAFQVPHNIDAPLHALMRELGNSVRWKGRLGHVLRHEDSVHAPGVYLDRLARLGCATDVWTTTYLHVLQGDDPVLDWVKGTGLRPALDALADDPEARDAFVAEYRDLLREAYPSAEYGTVLPFRRLFAVAVKGA; the protein is encoded by the coding sequence ATGACGACCAACCCCTCCTGGGACCCCGCCCAGTACCTGCGTCACGCGGGCCACCGCGCCCGGCCCTTCGGCGACCTCCTCGCCCGCGTCCCCGGCCTGCCCGGCGACCCGCCGCGCATCGCCGACCTCGGCTGCGGCCCCGGCAACCTCACCGCCGTCCTCGCCGACCGCTGGACCACCGCCCGCGTCACCGGCTACGACAACTCGCCGCAGATGCTCGCCGACGCGGCCGCGCACGCGGGCGCGCGCCTCGACTTCGCCCACGCCGACCTCGCCACCTGGGCGCCGCAGGAGACGTACGACCTGCTCGTCTCGAACGCCGCCCTCCAGTGGGTGCCCGGCCACCTCGACGCCTTCGCCGGCTGGCTGGACGGCCTCGCCCCCGGCGGCACCTTCGCCTTCCAGGTCCCCCACAACATCGACGCGCCCCTGCACGCCCTCATGCGCGAGCTCGGCAACAGCGTCCGCTGGAAGGGCCGCCTCGGTCATGTCCTGCGCCACGAGGACTCCGTCCACGCCCCCGGCGTCTACCTCGACCGGCTGGCCCGTCTCGGCTGCGCCACCGATGTCTGGACGACCACCTACCTCCATGTGCTCCAGGGCGACGACCCCGTACTCGACTGGGTCAAGGGCACCGGCCTGCGCCCCGCCCTCGACGCCCTCGCCGACGACCCCGAGGCCCGCGACGCCTTCGTCGCCGAATACCGCGACCTGCTCCGCGAGGCCTACCCGAGCGCGGAGTACGGCACCGTCCTGCCGTTCCGCCGCCTGTTCGCGGTGGCCGTGAAGGGGGCCTGA
- a CDS encoding CsbD family protein: protein MAGEQKSKAKMEQAKGKAKEAIGRTVGNERMEAEGRAEQAKGDARQAKEKTKDVFKH from the coding sequence GTGGCAGGCGAGCAGAAGTCCAAGGCGAAGATGGAACAGGCCAAGGGCAAGGCGAAGGAAGCGATCGGCCGCACCGTGGGCAACGAGCGGATGGAGGCCGAGGGGCGTGCCGAGCAGGCGAAGGGCGACGCCCGTCAGGCCAAGGAGAAGACCAAGGACGTCTTCAAGCACTGA